A genomic region of Desulfocurvus vexinensis DSM 17965 contains the following coding sequences:
- a CDS encoding sensor histidine kinase — protein MSPAGRGLPGAAYLLAQYGLPLGVLLGCLAAARLPGPAALAVAAGAALLAAVAVRALCGRIRASSAERGCLSEQLVQSQKLAVLGELSSGIAHEINTPLAVIGQEAELLRADLQDLEPGPLRDRLARRLGSVETQVRRCGDITHGMLQLVRKSAPVCQPAALADLCEDMALLAEREARRRAVRIVRHYAPGMPEMLTDPPQFKQVVLNLLVNAVQAVPNGGRVDLAVRPGPPGWAEVEVRDDGPGIPEQNLSRIFNPFFTTKPPGQGTGLGLSVCLGIVDRLGGTLGAANAPGGGAVFTVRLPAAPNPSGPCPGKPSEVTP, from the coding sequence GTGAGCCCCGCCGGGCGCGGGCTGCCCGGGGCCGCGTATCTGCTGGCCCAGTACGGGCTGCCCCTGGGCGTGCTGCTGGGCTGTCTGGCGGCGGCGCGGCTGCCCGGCCCGGCGGCCCTGGCCGTGGCCGCCGGGGCGGCGCTGCTGGCGGCTGTGGCCGTCCGCGCGCTGTGCGGGCGCATCCGCGCCTCCTCGGCGGAGCGCGGCTGCCTGAGCGAACAGCTCGTGCAGTCCCAGAAGCTGGCCGTGCTGGGCGAACTGTCCTCGGGCATCGCCCACGAGATCAACACTCCCCTGGCGGTCATCGGCCAGGAGGCCGAACTGCTGCGCGCCGACCTTCAGGACCTGGAGCCCGGCCCCCTGCGCGACCGCCTGGCCCGGCGCCTGGGCTCCGTGGAAACCCAGGTGCGCCGCTGCGGCGACATCACCCACGGCATGCTGCAACTGGTGCGCAAGTCCGCCCCGGTGTGCCAGCCCGCCGCCCTGGCGGACCTGTGCGAGGACATGGCCCTGCTGGCCGAGCGCGAAGCGCGGCGGCGCGCGGTGCGCATCGTGCGCCACTATGCGCCCGGGATGCCCGAAATGCTCACCGACCCCCCGCAGTTCAAGCAGGTGGTGCTCAACCTGCTGGTCAACGCCGTGCAGGCCGTGCCCAACGGAGGCCGGGTGGATCTGGCCGTGCGCCCCGGGCCCCCCGGCTGGGCCGAGGTGGAGGTGCGCGACGACGGCCCCGGCATCCCCGAGCAGAACCTCTCGCGCATCTTCAACCCCTTTTTCACCACCAAGCCCCCCGGGCAGGGTACGGGCCTTGGGCTGTCCGTGTGCCTGGGCATCGTGGACCGCCTCGGGGGCACCCTGGGCGCGGCCAACGCCCCCGGGGGCGGGGCGGTATTCACCGTGCGCCTGCCTGCGGCGCCCAATCCTTCGGGCCCCTGCCCGGGCAAACCATCCGAGGTGACCCCATGA
- a CDS encoding sigma-54-dependent transcriptional regulator, translating to MDPIKVLVVDDEPDFIQLFVKRFSKRNLDVASAPSGREALEHLRANRADVVVLDVKMPGMDGLEVLREIKRRHPMIEVIMLTGHGSAESGLRGMSLGAYDYVMKPFHIDDLLERIRKAWDHARRRSQDREEAS from the coding sequence ATGGACCCCATCAAGGTGCTCGTCGTGGACGATGAACCCGACTTCATCCAACTCTTCGTCAAGCGATTCAGCAAGCGCAACCTGGACGTGGCCTCGGCCCCGAGCGGGCGCGAGGCCCTGGAACACCTGCGGGCCAACCGCGCGGACGTGGTGGTGCTCGACGTGAAGATGCCCGGCATGGATGGGCTGGAGGTGCTGCGCGAGATCAAGCGCCGCCACCCCATGATCGAGGTCATCATGCTCACCGGGCACGGCTCGGCGGAATCCGGGCTGCGCGGCATGAGCCTGGGCGCCTACGACTACGTGATGAAGCCGTTCCACATCGACGACCTGCTCGAACGCATCCGCAAGGCCTGGGACCACGCCCGGCGCCGCAGCCAGGACCGGGAGGAGGCATCGTGA
- a CDS encoding PqiC family protein, which translates to MRSRNALPTALALLLALGALAALPGCRSAVPPTAFYTLAPTAPGALELGPGPSVGVGPLDIPRVIDRPQLVIRESDQSLHLEEFHRWAGPMEDAVLATLTRNLGVLLDSQRVVAHPWEGFIDPDYRVPVTLVRLDGAPGGEVVLEATWGVIPRGAARAEVVRRTAVREPVPGADHAALVAAHSRALGTLAHEIATAVLALRTQGR; encoded by the coding sequence ATGCGCTCCCGCAACGCCCTGCCCACGGCCCTGGCCCTGCTGCTGGCCCTGGGCGCCCTGGCCGCCCTGCCCGGCTGCCGGAGCGCCGTGCCGCCCACGGCCTTCTACACCCTGGCGCCCACGGCCCCGGGGGCCCTGGAGCTCGGGCCGGGCCCGTCCGTGGGTGTCGGGCCGCTGGACATTCCCCGGGTCATCGACCGCCCGCAGCTGGTGATCCGCGAGTCGGACCAGAGCCTGCATCTGGAGGAATTCCACCGCTGGGCCGGGCCCATGGAAGACGCCGTGCTGGCGACCCTGACCCGCAACCTCGGGGTGCTGCTGGACTCCCAGCGCGTGGTCGCCCACCCCTGGGAGGGCTTCATCGACCCCGACTACCGCGTGCCGGTGACCCTGGTCCGGCTGGACGGCGCCCCCGGCGGCGAGGTGGTGCTGGAGGCGACCTGGGGCGTCATCCCGCGCGGGGCCGCGCGGGCCGAGGTCGTGCGCAGGACCGCCGTGCGAGAGCCCGTGCCCGGCGCGGACCACGCCGCCCTGGTGGCCGCCCACAGCCGCGCCCTGGGCACCCTGGCCCACGAAATCGCCACCGCCGTGCTGGCCCTGCGGACCCAGGGCCGCTGA
- a CDS encoding PEP/pyruvate-binding domain-containing protein: MGALRRLLRTLAGLFGDAPDPAREAALLQAHRERCLNFRMLLAANNRALATMGAMEEALAGPRPFGMDFVRASCTSASTDVLRMAQALCALAPGKYEALLERHGDIAGRLEAALAAARPPATGPPVLPVGALRAADTPRAGAKAAMLGELGTLAGVRVPGGFVVTVAGFEAFMAHQGLRDELARLAQARAEDGLDGLYALSAALQQRIVSAPLPHALRQAMTEALAGLARAHGPDLRLAVRSSAVGEDEADTSFAGQYRSELNVHPESLHDVYRDVVASLYGATARAYRLGRGLRDEDVPMCVAVLPMVRSLCGGVIYTANPLDAGDRTLTVSAVHGLPKAVVDGSDAADTWLLARGPGGPEVLRATHGAQQTAYVPGAGEGLERRALDADTAGRPALEPEAVLTLARLALAVEAHFGCPQDIEWALEPDGGFTLLQARPLRQQAVAAPEPRTPDPGADDAPAAPALYAGGVTASSGVGAGPVCVVRRPADALGFPEGGVLVTPLALPEWAPLLSRAAGLVCERGGVTGHLATVAREFKVPALFACPGAVQALAGAGEVTVDADARAVRAGRHEPAAREAGPRQSPIHGSPVHRTLAEAAALVVPLRLLDPAGENFRPEGCTTLHDITRFCHEKAVAEMFEPGNAPPLPESAARRLVCKVPMQYWVVDLGGGLARPGQGPTVALADIACEPMLALWRGMTAQPWAGPPPVNARGFFSVLAEATANPDLEAGARSRFSERNYFMISRTFCNLHSRFGFHFSIVEAEAGDDPAANYASLRFNGGAADRQRREMRARLIAGLLEERGMRVDIAGDALAARAENLAAPEVLGLLEVLGYLVVHTRQLDMIMADQAEAARRAQAIRDGLAALPSAARQTPQGGPLRDSAG, from the coding sequence ATGGGCGCGCTGCGCCGTCTGCTGCGCACCCTGGCCGGGCTCTTCGGCGACGCGCCGGACCCCGCACGCGAGGCGGCCCTGCTTCAGGCCCACCGCGAGCGCTGCCTGAACTTCCGCATGCTGCTGGCCGCCAACAACCGCGCCCTGGCCACCATGGGCGCCATGGAGGAGGCCCTGGCCGGGCCCCGGCCCTTCGGCATGGACTTCGTGCGCGCCAGCTGCACCTCTGCGAGCACCGATGTCCTGCGCATGGCCCAGGCCCTGTGCGCCCTGGCCCCCGGAAAATACGAGGCCCTGCTGGAGCGCCACGGCGACATCGCCGGGCGCCTGGAGGCCGCGCTGGCAGCGGCCCGCCCGCCCGCCACGGGCCCGCCGGTGCTGCCCGTGGGCGCCCTGCGCGCCGCCGACACCCCGCGCGCCGGGGCCAAGGCCGCCATGCTCGGGGAGCTGGGCACCCTCGCGGGGGTGCGCGTGCCCGGGGGCTTCGTGGTCACCGTGGCCGGGTTCGAGGCCTTCATGGCGCACCAGGGGCTGCGCGACGAGCTGGCGCGGCTGGCCCAGGCCCGGGCCGAGGACGGGCTGGACGGCCTGTACGCCCTGTCCGCCGCCCTGCAGCAGCGCATCGTCTCCGCCCCGCTGCCCCACGCCCTGCGCCAGGCCATGACCGAGGCCCTGGCCGGTCTGGCCCGCGCCCACGGGCCGGACCTGCGCCTGGCCGTGCGCTCCAGCGCCGTGGGCGAGGACGAGGCGGACACCTCCTTCGCCGGGCAGTACCGCTCGGAACTCAACGTGCACCCCGAGTCGCTGCACGACGTCTACCGCGACGTGGTCGCCTCGCTGTACGGGGCCACGGCCAGGGCCTACCGCCTGGGCCGCGGCCTGCGCGACGAGGACGTGCCCATGTGCGTGGCCGTGCTGCCCATGGTCCGCAGCCTGTGCGGCGGGGTGATCTACACCGCCAACCCCCTGGACGCGGGCGACCGGACGCTGACCGTCAGCGCCGTGCACGGCCTGCCCAAGGCCGTGGTGGACGGCTCCGACGCCGCCGACACCTGGCTGCTGGCGCGCGGGCCCGGGGGCCCCGAGGTGCTGCGCGCCACCCACGGCGCCCAGCAGACGGCCTACGTGCCCGGCGCCGGGGAGGGCCTGGAACGCAGGGCCCTGGACGCGGACACGGCCGGCCGCCCGGCCCTGGAGCCCGAGGCCGTGCTGACCCTGGCGCGGCTGGCCCTGGCCGTGGAGGCGCATTTCGGCTGCCCGCAGGACATCGAATGGGCCCTGGAGCCCGACGGCGGGTTCACCCTGCTCCAGGCCCGGCCCCTGCGCCAGCAGGCCGTGGCGGCCCCGGAACCCCGGACCCCGGACCCCGGCGCGGACGACGCCCCGGCCGCCCCGGCCCTGTACGCAGGCGGAGTCACGGCCAGCTCCGGCGTGGGCGCCGGGCCGGTGTGCGTGGTGCGCAGGCCTGCGGACGCCCTGGGCTTTCCCGAAGGCGGGGTGCTCGTGACGCCCCTGGCCCTGCCGGAGTGGGCGCCGCTGCTCTCGCGGGCGGCGGGCCTGGTCTGCGAGCGGGGCGGGGTCACGGGCCATCTGGCCACCGTGGCCCGCGAGTTCAAGGTGCCCGCGCTGTTCGCCTGCCCCGGGGCGGTGCAGGCCCTGGCCGGGGCAGGCGAGGTCACCGTGGACGCCGACGCCCGGGCCGTACGCGCCGGGCGCCACGAACCGGCGGCGCGGGAGGCCGGGCCCCGCCAAAGCCCCATCCACGGCTCCCCCGTGCACCGGACCCTGGCCGAGGCCGCCGCGCTGGTGGTGCCCCTGCGGCTGCTGGACCCGGCAGGCGAGAACTTCCGCCCCGAGGGCTGCACCACTCTGCACGACATCACCCGCTTCTGCCACGAGAAGGCCGTGGCCGAAATGTTCGAGCCCGGCAACGCCCCGCCCCTGCCCGAGAGCGCGGCCAGGCGCCTGGTCTGCAAGGTGCCCATGCAGTACTGGGTGGTGGACCTGGGCGGCGGGCTGGCCCGGCCCGGCCAGGGCCCCACCGTGGCCCTGGCCGACATCGCCTGCGAGCCCATGCTGGCCCTGTGGCGCGGCATGACCGCCCAGCCCTGGGCCGGGCCCCCGCCCGTGAACGCCCGGGGCTTTTTCTCCGTGCTGGCCGAGGCCACGGCCAACCCGGACCTGGAGGCCGGGGCCCGCTCCCGCTTCAGCGAGCGCAACTATTTCATGATTTCAAGGACGTTCTGCAACCTGCACTCGCGTTTCGGGTTCCACTTCAGCATCGTGGAGGCCGAAGCCGGGGACGACCCGGCGGCCAACTACGCGAGCCTGCGCTTCAACGGCGGCGCCGCCGACCGCCAGCGCCGCGAAATGCGCGCCCGCCTCATCGCCGGGCTGCTGGAAGAACGCGGCATGCGCGTGGATATCGCCGGCGATGCCCTGGCCGCGCGCGCGGAAAACCTCGCCGCGCCGGAAGTCCTTGGTTTGCTGGAAGTCCTGGGCTATCTTGTGGTACACACCCGGCAACTGGACATGATCATGGCCGACCAGGCCGAGGCCGCGCGGCGGGCCCAGGCCATCCGCGACGGGCTGGCGGCCCTGCCGAGCGCGGCGCGCCAGACGCCGCAGGGCGGCCCATTGCGAGATTCTGCCGGTTAG
- a CDS encoding intermembrane transport protein PqiB, with protein sequence MTEPSTDPRPDGDAPGPGPDFTALPLARVRRRRMLSIVWLIPLVAAVAAAWMAFDALKSQGTLITITMENAEGVVPGKTMIKFKDVEVGQVENVRFADDLEHVVVTARMVDNMERYLREETQFWMVRARITPSEVSGLNTLFSGAYIGVWPSKRGKLTTEFTALRTPPVITDDANGSHFLLRAQSLGSLDIGSPVYFRKIKVGQVVGYELKKNDQVEIKVFVQAPHHERVRRNTRFWNASGLDLRVDARGVRMQTESLVSLLLGGVAFDSPGADEVAEPAPPGALFTLHPSRERGFERVFDYRERYVLHFDESVRGLGLGAPVEFRGMLIGHVVDMRLEMDTKRRTARIPVTIEIEPERFTLRDRNGARDTLVRTLVEMGMRAQLKPGNLLTGQTYVDLDLYPGMPPARIKDSGPLPELPTAPSPLGGLLASAQRVMARLEEVPMGDISQELRATMGSIRTTLEQMRQLMGTVRDLDILPGISRTLEQATGTLREAEAAMAPDAALRTDLRKLLRELGDAARSLRVLSETLERQPDVLLYGKEAP encoded by the coding sequence ATGACCGAACCGTCCACCGACCCCCGCCCCGACGGCGACGCCCCCGGGCCCGGCCCGGATTTCACGGCCCTGCCCCTGGCGCGCGTGCGCCGCAGGCGGATGCTGTCCATCGTCTGGCTCATCCCCCTGGTGGCGGCGGTGGCCGCGGCCTGGATGGCCTTCGACGCCCTGAAGTCCCAGGGAACGCTGATCACCATCACCATGGAAAACGCCGAGGGCGTCGTGCCGGGCAAGACCATGATCAAGTTCAAGGACGTCGAGGTCGGGCAGGTGGAGAACGTCCGCTTCGCCGACGACCTGGAGCACGTGGTGGTCACGGCGCGCATGGTGGACAATATGGAGCGCTACCTGCGCGAGGAAACGCAGTTCTGGATGGTGCGCGCGCGCATCACCCCCAGCGAGGTCTCGGGCCTGAACACGCTGTTCTCGGGCGCGTACATCGGCGTCTGGCCGTCCAAGAGGGGCAAGCTGACCACGGAGTTCACCGCCCTGCGCACCCCCCCGGTGATCACCGACGACGCCAACGGCAGCCACTTCCTGCTGCGCGCCCAGAGCCTGGGCTCGCTGGACATCGGCTCGCCGGTCTATTTCCGCAAGATCAAGGTCGGCCAGGTGGTGGGCTACGAGCTGAAGAAGAACGACCAGGTGGAGATCAAGGTCTTCGTGCAGGCCCCGCACCACGAGCGCGTGCGCCGCAACACCCGGTTCTGGAACGCCTCGGGCCTGGACCTGCGCGTGGACGCCCGGGGCGTGCGCATGCAGACCGAATCCCTGGTCTCCCTGCTGCTGGGGGGCGTGGCCTTCGACAGCCCCGGGGCCGACGAGGTGGCCGAGCCCGCCCCGCCGGGCGCGCTGTTCACCCTGCACCCCTCGCGCGAACGCGGCTTCGAGCGGGTCTTCGACTACCGCGAGCGCTACGTCCTGCATTTCGACGAATCCGTGCGCGGGCTGGGCCTGGGCGCCCCCGTGGAATTCCGGGGCATGCTCATCGGCCACGTGGTGGACATGCGCCTGGAGATGGACACCAAGCGCCGGACGGCGCGCATCCCCGTGACCATCGAGATCGAGCCCGAGCGCTTCACCCTGCGCGACAGGAACGGCGCGCGCGACACCCTGGTACGCACCCTGGTGGAGATGGGCATGCGCGCCCAGCTCAAGCCCGGCAACCTGCTCACCGGGCAGACCTACGTGGACCTGGACCTGTACCCCGGCATGCCCCCGGCCCGCATCAAGGACTCCGGGCCGCTGCCCGAGCTGCCCACGGCGCCCTCGCCCCTGGGCGGCCTGCTGGCCAGCGCCCAGCGCGTCATGGCCCGGCTGGAAGAGGTGCCCATGGGCGATATCTCCCAGGAGCTGCGCGCCACCATGGGTTCCATCCGCACCACTTTGGAGCAGATGCGCCAGCTCATGGGCACCGTGCGCGACCTGGACATCCTGCCCGGCATCAGCCGGACCCTGGAGCAGGCCACCGGCACCCTGCGCGAGGCCGAGGCCGCCATGGCCCCCGACGCGGCCCTGCGCACGGACCTGCGCAAGCTCCTGCGCGAGCTGGGCGACGCGGCCCGCTCCCTGCGCGTGCTCTCCGAAACCCTCGAACGCCAGCCCGACGTGCTGCTCTACGGCAAGGAGGCCCCGTGA
- a CDS encoding response regulator — MSAIRLLLVDDETEFLDLMRKRLSRRNVELTVAATGDEALELAASQRFDVIVLDVRMPGMDGIEVLERLRSVDHRAEVLLLTGHASVESARKGLELGAFDYLLKPVPINEFLFRVQDACHRSRLRAGRE, encoded by the coding sequence ATGAGCGCCATACGACTGCTTCTGGTGGACGACGAGACCGAGTTCCTGGACCTGATGCGCAAGCGCCTGTCGCGGCGCAACGTGGAACTGACCGTTGCCGCCACCGGAGATGAAGCCTTGGAGCTGGCCGCCAGCCAGCGTTTCGACGTTATCGTGCTCGACGTGCGCATGCCCGGCATGGACGGCATCGAGGTTCTGGAGCGGCTGCGCTCCGTGGACCACCGGGCCGAGGTCCTGCTGCTCACCGGCCACGCCAGCGTGGAGTCCGCGCGCAAGGGCCTGGAGCTGGGGGCCTTCGACTACCTGCTCAAGCCCGTGCCCATCAACGAATTCCTGTTCCGCGTGCAGGACGCCTGCCACCGCAGCCGCCTGCGCGCAGGGCGGGAGTAG
- a CDS encoding sensor histidine kinase: MATQEYRRLRWKITATTLAFSLIPLLAMGYVIQRQFSTAYTEKVMTSMASTVANKRRSLDIFLEERVAQLRTLGQTHTYADLAAPGALASMFGVIQANSRSYIDLGVIDAQGRHTAYVGPYKLTGVNYSAEQWFAEAMLKGQYVSDVFLGFRNFPHFIIAVRCGQGDNAWILRATIDSEVFNSLVQSLRTGRTGDAFLVNEAGLLQTPSRFGGSVLQESGLPPVNQFHGERVEQTSVRGQRLIAGQSWLTRNRWMLVVTEDPDETMSPLFRTRSIGALALGGVALMIFTGTLLTARSMVAKLEASDRERATLDAGLMQSAKMAALGKLAAGVAHEINNPLTLIMESAGWIKDLLTEENPETIANFTEIESAVHKIEDHVERARAVTHRMLGFARRMEPVEEDVDMNHVAEQTLSFLRSEAMHRDIALRRDYAQDLPRISTDTAQVQQVLLNILENAIDAVGRNGTVALASGKTEDGLGVWLRVSDTGPGIPEAYLPRIFDPFFTTKAPGEGTGLGLSIAYSIIRRLGGRLAASNGPQGGAVFTITLPIEGHGAGHGAGQMARSGEEA; encoded by the coding sequence ATGGCGACGCAGGAATACAGGCGGCTGCGCTGGAAGATCACAGCCACGACCCTGGCCTTCTCCCTCATTCCGCTGCTGGCCATGGGCTACGTGATCCAGCGCCAGTTCAGCACGGCCTACACCGAGAAGGTCATGACCTCCATGGCCTCCACCGTGGCCAACAAGCGCCGTTCGCTGGACATCTTCCTCGAAGAGCGCGTGGCCCAGCTGCGCACCCTGGGCCAGACGCACACCTACGCCGACCTGGCCGCCCCCGGGGCCCTGGCCTCCATGTTCGGGGTCATCCAGGCCAACTCGCGTTCCTACATCGACCTGGGGGTCATCGACGCCCAGGGCCGCCACACGGCCTACGTCGGCCCCTACAAACTCACCGGGGTCAACTACAGCGCCGAGCAGTGGTTCGCCGAGGCCATGCTCAAGGGCCAGTACGTGAGCGACGTGTTCCTGGGCTTCCGCAACTTCCCGCACTTCATCATCGCCGTGCGCTGCGGGCAGGGCGACAACGCCTGGATCTTGCGGGCGACCATCGACTCCGAGGTCTTCAACTCCCTGGTGCAGAGCCTGCGCACGGGGCGCACGGGCGACGCCTTCCTGGTCAACGAGGCCGGGCTGCTCCAGACCCCCTCGCGCTTCGGCGGCAGCGTGCTCCAGGAGTCGGGCCTGCCCCCGGTGAACCAGTTCCACGGCGAGCGGGTGGAGCAGACCTCCGTGCGCGGGCAGCGGCTCATCGCCGGGCAGTCGTGGCTCACGCGCAACCGCTGGATGCTTGTGGTCACCGAGGACCCCGACGAAACCATGTCGCCGCTGTTCCGCACCCGGTCCATCGGCGCCCTGGCCCTGGGGGGCGTGGCGCTGATGATCTTCACCGGCACGCTGCTCACGGCGCGCTCCATGGTCGCCAAGCTCGAAGCCTCGGACCGCGAACGCGCGACCCTGGACGCCGGGCTCATGCAGTCGGCCAAGATGGCCGCCCTGGGCAAGCTAGCCGCCGGCGTGGCCCACGAGATCAACAACCCCCTGACGCTGATCATGGAAAGCGCGGGCTGGATCAAGGACCTGCTCACCGAGGAGAACCCCGAGACCATCGCCAACTTCACCGAGATCGAGTCCGCCGTGCACAAGATCGAGGACCACGTGGAGCGCGCCCGCGCCGTGACCCACCGCATGCTCGGGTTTGCCCGGCGCATGGAGCCCGTGGAAGAGGACGTGGACATGAACCACGTGGCCGAGCAGACGCTCTCGTTCCTGCGCAGCGAGGCCATGCACCGCGACATCGCCCTGCGCCGCGACTACGCCCAGGACCTGCCGCGCATCAGCACCGACACGGCCCAGGTGCAGCAGGTGCTGCTCAACATCCTGGAAAACGCCATCGACGCCGTGGGCCGCAACGGCACCGTGGCCCTGGCCAGCGGCAAGACCGAGGACGGCCTGGGCGTGTGGCTGCGCGTCAGCGACACGGGCCCGGGCATCCCCGAGGCCTACCTGCCGCGCATCTTCGACCCCTTCTTCACCACCAAGGCCCCCGGCGAGGGCACGGGCCTGGGCCTGTCCATCGCCTACAGCATCATCCGCAGGCTCGGCGGACGGCTCGCGGCGTCCAACGGCCCCCAGGGCGGCGCGGTGTTCACCATCACCCTGCCCATCGAGGGGCATGGCGCGGGGCACGGCGCGGGGCAAATGGCCCGTTCCGGGGAGGAGGCCTGA
- a CDS encoding response regulator: MSDTIRVLVVDDDESFRTNMTELLNKQESIRASCAESGDAALEELTREPYDVVLLDMLMPGLSAHGTVREMRKRNLGPAVIVVTGHASVDDAVEMINLGAYDYLLKPCTIKEIVQKVTWAQEWRKLQPPQP, from the coding sequence ATGAGCGACACCATCCGCGTGCTTGTCGTGGACGACGACGAATCCTTCCGCACCAACATGACCGAGCTGCTCAACAAGCAGGAGTCCATCCGCGCCTCGTGCGCCGAAAGCGGCGACGCGGCCCTGGAGGAACTGACCCGCGAGCCCTACGACGTGGTCCTGCTGGACATGCTCATGCCCGGACTAAGCGCCCACGGCACCGTGCGCGAGATGCGCAAGCGCAACCTGGGCCCGGCGGTGATCGTGGTCACCGGCCACGCCTCGGTGGACGACGCCGTGGAGATGATCAACCTCGGGGCCTACGACTATCTGCTCAAGCCCTGCACCATCAAGGAAATCGTCCAGAAGGTGACCTGGGCCCAGGAGTGGCGCAAGCTCCAGCCGCCCCAGCCCTAG